The following proteins come from a genomic window of Lysobacterales bacterium:
- a CDS encoding DUF695 domain-containing protein, with the protein MSKDWDCYATEMAGKAAVVFVDMGIAEDAPIERLPVAAWVQVPMLQPDPEGLLAATEAGAFDAIESALKARLVTKFTAYVGRVVSDGRCDFHFYTAAATGWKEQVAGALSEFPAYRFHCGSRPDRDWGIYFERLSPADEDLVCLRNRRICDTLQRSGDRLEQARPIEHWAYFPDAQARARFEVMAAELGCEVVDRIDPEDPGDQFGVRVSVSAVPSHRDIDALVLPLHRAASACDGEYEGWETQVVGD; encoded by the coding sequence ATGAGCAAGGACTGGGATTGCTACGCGACCGAAATGGCCGGCAAGGCTGCGGTCGTGTTCGTGGACATGGGTATCGCCGAAGATGCACCGATCGAACGCCTGCCGGTGGCGGCATGGGTGCAGGTGCCGATGTTGCAGCCGGATCCGGAAGGGCTGTTGGCTGCGACGGAAGCGGGGGCATTCGACGCCATCGAGTCCGCGTTGAAGGCGCGCCTGGTGACGAAGTTCACGGCGTATGTCGGTCGTGTCGTCAGCGACGGGCGCTGCGATTTCCATTTCTACACGGCGGCGGCGACCGGCTGGAAAGAGCAGGTTGCCGGTGCGTTGAGCGAATTTCCCGCGTACCGGTTCCATTGCGGATCGCGTCCGGACCGCGATTGGGGCATCTATTTCGAGCGTTTGAGTCCGGCCGACGAGGATCTGGTGTGTCTGCGCAATCGACGTATCTGCGACACCTTGCAGCGGAGCGGCGATCGTCTCGAGCAGGCGCGTCCGATTGAACATTGGGCGTACTTTCCGGACGCGCAAGCGCGTGCGCGCTTCGAAGTCATGGCCGCTGAGCTCGGTTGCGAAGTGGTCGATCGCATCGATCCCGAGGACCCTGGAGATCAGTTCGGCGTGCGCGTGTCCGTCAGCGCCGTTCCTTCGCATCGCGACATCGATGCCTTGGTCTTGCCGCTGCATCGTGCGGCCAGCGCCTGTGATGGGGAATACGAAGGCTGGGAGACCCAGGTCGTTGGCGATTGA
- a CDS encoding beta-propeller fold lactonase family protein, with amino-acid sequence MNMHARAGLSSILLIAAFGAAAQHRVVNFESAHVHPLERTPDGTTLLAVNTADARLEVFAFDANAQPIASRSIPVGLDPVSVRARNDNDIWVVNQLSDTISVIDLASGRVRATLATGDKPADVIFAGTPERAYVSVAGRNQLRIYDPANLAAAPTIINLEGEEPRALARSADGSRVYVAFFESGNGSSIVGINQVSNPNGPYAGQNPPPNNGNSFSPALNPANPPAPTAAQIIRVDDQGVWRDDNGRDWSTLAPGRLHDHDVAIVDTATQGITYADRLMTTVMALGVAPDGRVSAIGTEATNEIRFEPNLTSRFIRVRLGRFDPTTPTSKSIADLNPHLDYGQTTTTPEGRAQSLGDPRGIVFAADGSAWISGMGSNHVIRAATDGTRQARVNVGQGPTGLVLSADGSKLYVLNKFDGSISTIDTATNTEASRLAYFDPTPPAIKQGRPLLYDTQASSGLGQVACASCHLDAKSDFLAWDLGDPSGSMKAFNQTCRPNQVCDNWHPMKGPMVTQALSGIVGNGAMHWRGDRESVAAFAPAYVSLQGRASAPGAADMAKLEAFLANVAYAPNPNRNADGAMPTTVNVTGGTGNPANGQTVFTNQPTLGPTPCISCHSLPTGTSNQIDNPPGLPLAPQPVKTAQLRGLNEKTGWNRASNNNRKGFGFNSDSEFDTLFALLGAGFNFGPNNPQQLRRDVEAFLLVFDTGTHGAVGQQILFNGANNADVTLTTRLDSFVTLANAGSIGLIAKARVGGESRGYVYATQGVLLGDREHAPTTVDALRTAAANGSEVVFTVVPAFTQYRAGVERDGDGWFDADETDHGANPANASSQPTSFCRADYDGNDVLDSSDADAFRAAHAAGHPRANWNWSLATNGLPSVDAADLAAFEAAYAEGCGQTVFGNGFE; translated from the coding sequence GGACGGCACCACGCTCCTGGCGGTGAACACCGCCGATGCGCGCCTGGAAGTCTTCGCCTTCGATGCGAATGCGCAGCCGATCGCGAGCCGCAGCATTCCGGTCGGACTCGATCCGGTCAGCGTGCGTGCCCGCAACGACAACGACATCTGGGTGGTGAATCAGTTGTCCGACACGATCAGCGTGATCGACCTCGCCAGCGGCCGCGTGCGCGCAACGCTTGCGACCGGCGACAAGCCGGCCGATGTGATCTTCGCCGGCACACCCGAACGCGCCTACGTCAGCGTGGCCGGCCGCAACCAGTTGCGCATCTACGACCCGGCCAATCTGGCCGCTGCGCCGACCATCATCAATCTCGAGGGCGAAGAGCCGCGTGCCCTCGCGCGCAGTGCCGATGGCAGCCGCGTCTATGTCGCGTTCTTCGAATCGGGCAATGGCTCGTCGATCGTCGGCATCAACCAGGTGTCGAATCCGAACGGCCCCTATGCCGGACAGAATCCGCCGCCGAACAATGGCAACAGCTTCAGCCCGGCCCTGAATCCGGCGAATCCGCCGGCACCGACTGCGGCGCAGATCATCCGTGTCGACGACCAGGGCGTCTGGCGCGACGACAATGGTCGCGACTGGAGCACGCTCGCACCCGGCCGCCTGCATGATCACGATGTCGCGATCGTCGACACCGCGACGCAAGGCATCACCTATGCGGACCGCTTGATGACCACGGTGATGGCCCTCGGCGTCGCACCGGATGGCCGTGTCTCGGCGATCGGCACCGAAGCAACCAACGAGATCCGCTTCGAACCGAACCTGACCTCGCGCTTCATCCGCGTGCGCCTCGGCCGCTTCGATCCGACGACACCGACGAGCAAGAGCATCGCCGATCTGAATCCGCACCTCGACTACGGCCAGACCACGACCACGCCCGAAGGTCGTGCGCAGTCGCTCGGCGATCCGCGCGGCATCGTGTTCGCAGCCGACGGCAGCGCCTGGATCAGCGGCATGGGCTCGAATCACGTGATCCGTGCCGCCACCGACGGTACGCGCCAAGCCCGCGTGAATGTCGGCCAAGGTCCGACCGGCCTGGTGCTGTCGGCGGATGGCAGCAAGCTCTACGTGCTGAACAAGTTCGACGGCTCGATCTCGACCATCGACACCGCGACGAACACGGAAGCATCCCGTCTCGCCTATTTCGATCCGACCCCGCCGGCGATCAAGCAGGGCCGTCCGCTGCTGTATGACACGCAGGCCTCGAGCGGGCTCGGTCAAGTCGCCTGCGCCAGTTGCCATCTCGATGCGAAGAGCGACTTTCTGGCCTGGGATCTCGGCGATCCGTCCGGCAGCATGAAGGCCTTCAACCAGACCTGCCGGCCGAACCAGGTCTGCGATAACTGGCACCCGATGAAGGGACCGATGGTCACTCAGGCGCTCAGCGGCATCGTCGGCAACGGCGCGATGCACTGGCGCGGCGACCGCGAAAGCGTCGCCGCCTTTGCACCCGCGTACGTCAGCCTGCAGGGTCGGGCCAGCGCGCCGGGGGCCGCCGACATGGCGAAGCTCGAAGCCTTCCTCGCGAACGTCGCCTATGCGCCGAATCCGAACCGCAACGCCGACGGCGCGATGCCGACCACGGTGAACGTGACCGGCGGCACCGGCAATCCCGCCAATGGCCAGACCGTCTTCACCAATCAGCCGACGCTGGGCCCGACGCCTTGCATCAGTTGCCACAGTCTGCCGACCGGCACCAGCAACCAGATCGACAACCCGCCCGGGCTGCCGCTGGCGCCACAGCCGGTGAAGACCGCGCAACTGCGTGGCCTCAACGAGAAGACCGGCTGGAACCGCGCCTCGAACAACAACCGCAAGGGTTTCGGTTTCAACAGCGATTCCGAGTTCGATACCCTGTTCGCGCTGCTCGGTGCCGGCTTCAATTTCGGTCCGAACAATCCGCAACAACTGCGCCGCGACGTCGAGGCGTTCCTGCTGGTGTTCGACACCGGCACCCACGGCGCGGTCGGCCAGCAGATCCTGTTCAATGGCGCGAACAATGCCGATGTCACGCTGACGACGCGACTGGACAGCTTCGTGACTCTGGCGAATGCCGGCAGCATCGGCCTGATTGCCAAGGCCCGCGTCGGCGGCGAGTCGCGCGGCTACGTGTACGCGACACAAGGCGTGCTGCTCGGCGACCGCGAACATGCGCCGACCACGGTCGATGCGCTGCGGACGGCCGCCGCGAACGGCAGCGAAGTGGTGTTCACGGTGGTGCCGGCCTTCACGCAATACCGCGCCGGCGTCGAACGCGATGGCGACGGCTGGTTCGACGCCGACGAAACCGATCACGGTGCCAATCCGGCCAACGCATCCTCGCAGCCGACCTCGTTCTGCCGGGCCGACTACGACGGCAACGACGTGCTCGACAGCAGCGATGCCGATGCCTTCCGTGCCGCACATGCCGCCGGCCATCCGCGCGCGAACTGGAACTGGTCACTCGCCACCAATGGCCTGCCCAGCGTCGATGCGGCCGATCTCGCGGCCTTCGAAGCAGCCTACGCCGAAGGCTGCGGGCAAACGGTATTCGGCAACGGCTTCGAGTGA